A stretch of Leisingera sp. S132 DNA encodes these proteins:
- a CDS encoding alpha/beta fold hydrolase produces MDGAPVDLQPAPLFAEIAQGPAGGAAHWVHTSDGLRIRAGHWRPEGEAKGTVLLFPGRTEYVEKYGPAAAEFATRGYATLTVDWRGQGLSGRMLAERRLGHVGHFTDFQKDVQALAALAAQLDLPRPWHLAGHSMGGAIGLRALIEGLAVNSCCFTGPMWGIQIPPLLRPLAGLLGSIAPYLRLNERLLPTTALDQYVQITPFEGNTLTTDPDMYKLMHAQLAAQPDLVLGGPTIQWLRVSLQECAELEKLPSPALPCITFLGTEEQIVNPEAVHDRMNRWPGGELDLIKGAQHEVMMETPEIRAHVFSSMCRLFDQFSR; encoded by the coding sequence ATGGACGGCGCCCCAGTGGACCTGCAGCCCGCCCCCCTGTTCGCGGAAATCGCGCAGGGACCGGCAGGCGGCGCAGCCCACTGGGTGCACACCTCAGATGGCCTGCGCATCCGTGCAGGCCACTGGCGCCCGGAGGGAGAGGCGAAGGGCACGGTCCTCCTGTTCCCCGGACGCACCGAATACGTCGAGAAATACGGCCCTGCAGCGGCCGAGTTTGCCACCCGGGGCTATGCCACCCTGACGGTTGACTGGCGCGGCCAGGGACTGTCCGGGCGGATGCTGGCGGAACGGCGGCTGGGCCACGTCGGGCATTTCACCGATTTCCAGAAAGATGTGCAGGCGCTGGCCGCGCTGGCCGCTCAGCTGGATCTGCCCCGGCCCTGGCACTTGGCTGGCCATTCCATGGGCGGCGCCATCGGCCTGCGCGCCCTGATCGAGGGGCTGGCGGTCAACTCCTGCTGTTTCACCGGCCCGATGTGGGGCATCCAGATCCCGCCGCTGCTGCGGCCGCTTGCCGGCCTCCTGGGCAGCATCGCGCCTTATCTGAGGCTGAACGAGCGGCTGCTGCCGACAACCGCGCTGGATCAGTATGTTCAGATCACCCCGTTTGAGGGCAACACGCTGACAACTGATCCGGACATGTACAAGCTGATGCATGCCCAGCTGGCAGCCCAGCCCGATCTGGTGCTTGGCGGCCCCACCATCCAATGGCTGCGGGTCAGCCTGCAGGAATGCGCCGAACTGGAGAAATTGCCCTCTCCCGCGCTGCCCTGCATCACCTTCCTCGGCACTGAGGAGCAGATCGTCAATCCAGAGGCGGTCCACGACCGCATGAACCGCTGGCCGGGAGGCGAGCTGGACCTGATCAAGGGCGCCCAGCACGAGGTGATGATGGAAACCCCGGAAATCCGTGCCCATGTATTTTCCAGCATGTGCCGCCTGTTTGACCAGTTCAGCCGCTGA
- a CDS encoding GFA family protein, whose product MNQSGACDCGAAAYSVKEGPLHVYACHCLNCQTRSGSAFAEHAMVPEAAFECQGKTEEFRRSAQGMEFTEVFCRACHTRIYNKNSLLPGIVFLRAGTLEHSQKLVPMAHIWTSRKQPWVMLPEEVPVFDKSPSPEEFGAAVAAALERGS is encoded by the coding sequence ATGAACCAATCTGGCGCTTGCGACTGCGGGGCTGCGGCTTACTCGGTTAAGGAAGGCCCCCTTCACGTCTATGCCTGCCACTGCCTGAATTGCCAGACCCGCAGCGGCAGCGCGTTTGCTGAGCATGCTATGGTGCCTGAAGCCGCGTTTGAGTGCCAGGGGAAGACAGAGGAGTTCCGGCGCTCTGCTCAGGGCATGGAATTCACCGAGGTGTTTTGCCGGGCGTGCCACACGCGGATTTACAACAAGAACAGCTTGCTGCCCGGAATAGTATTCCTGCGGGCGGGCACGCTGGAGCACAGTCAGAAACTGGTGCCCATGGCCCATATCTGGACAAGCCGCAAACAGCCGTGGGTGATGCTGCCCGAGGAGGTTCCGGTCTTTGACAAATCGCCAAGCCCGGAAGAATTCGGCGCCGCTGTGGCAGCCGCCTTGGAGCGCGGGAGCTGA
- a CDS encoding M3 family oligoendopeptidase has product MFQLPFPVRDANATAGSGGLGDLPEWDLSDLYASEDAPELARDLDWLQEECAAFAADYEGKLADLDADGLLECVRRNEKINNIAGRIMSFAGLRYYQMTTDADRAAFLSDCQEKVTIATTPLVFFTLELNRIEDSVMDAHLAANAELARYDSVFRRIRAMKPYQLSDELEKFMHDLGIVGDAWEKLFDETIAGLTFTVDGEELNIEGTLNLLTEQDRSKREAAARELARVFGENIKTFARVHNTQAKEKEIIDRWRGMPSPQTGRHLSNDVEPEVVEALREAVVAAYPKLSHRYYELKRKWLGLDVMQVWDRNAPLPLEDTRTIGWHEAEKTVMEAYGAFDPRMGEIAAPFFSDGWIDAGVKPGKAPGAFAHPTVTNVHPYVMLNYLGKPRDVMTLAHELGHGVHQVLAAEQGEMLSSTPLTLAETASVFGEMLTFRKMLDKAETKEQRKVLLAGKVEDMINTVVRQIAFYDFECKLHAARAEGELTPDDINAIWMSVQAESLGEAFEYMEGYETFWAYIPHFVHSPFYVYAYAFGDGLVNALYSVYAEGGEGFEDKYFEMLKAGGSKHHKELLAPFGLDASDPKFWDKGLSMISGFIDELEAMED; this is encoded by the coding sequence ATGTTCCAGCTTCCCTTCCCCGTTCGCGACGCAAATGCCACTGCCGGTTCCGGCGGCCTCGGCGATCTGCCGGAATGGGACCTCAGCGATCTCTATGCGTCTGAGGACGCCCCCGAACTGGCCCGCGACCTGGACTGGCTGCAAGAGGAATGCGCCGCCTTTGCCGCCGACTATGAGGGCAAGCTGGCGGATCTGGATGCAGACGGGCTGCTGGAATGCGTGCGGCGCAATGAGAAGATCAACAACATCGCCGGCCGCATCATGTCCTTTGCCGGCCTGCGGTATTATCAGATGACCACCGACGCCGACCGCGCCGCCTTCCTGTCCGACTGCCAGGAGAAGGTGACCATTGCCACCACCCCGCTGGTGTTCTTCACGCTGGAGCTGAACCGGATCGAAGACAGCGTGATGGACGCGCATCTGGCCGCCAACGCAGAACTGGCGCGCTATGACAGCGTCTTCCGCCGCATCCGCGCGATGAAACCCTACCAGCTGTCGGACGAGCTGGAGAAGTTCATGCACGACCTCGGCATCGTCGGCGATGCCTGGGAGAAGCTGTTTGACGAGACCATCGCGGGCCTCACCTTCACCGTCGATGGTGAAGAGCTGAACATCGAAGGCACCCTGAACCTGCTGACCGAGCAGGACCGCAGCAAACGCGAGGCCGCCGCCCGCGAGCTGGCGCGTGTGTTCGGCGAGAACATCAAGACCTTTGCCCGCGTGCACAACACCCAGGCCAAGGAAAAGGAAATCATCGACCGCTGGCGCGGCATGCCCAGCCCGCAGACCGGCCGCCACCTGTCCAACGACGTGGAGCCGGAAGTGGTTGAGGCGCTGCGCGAGGCGGTGGTTGCCGCCTACCCCAAGCTCAGCCACCGCTATTACGAGCTGAAGCGCAAATGGCTGGGCCTGGATGTGATGCAGGTCTGGGACCGCAACGCGCCGCTGCCGCTGGAGGATACCCGCACGATTGGCTGGCATGAGGCCGAAAAGACCGTGATGGAGGCCTATGGCGCCTTTGACCCCCGCATGGGCGAAATCGCGGCGCCGTTCTTCTCTGACGGCTGGATCGACGCCGGCGTGAAGCCCGGCAAGGCGCCGGGCGCCTTTGCCCATCCCACCGTCACCAACGTGCACCCCTATGTGATGCTGAACTACCTGGGCAAGCCGCGCGACGTGATGACCCTGGCGCATGAACTGGGCCACGGCGTTCACCAGGTGCTGGCGGCGGAACAGGGGGAAATGCTCTCCTCCACCCCGCTGACTCTGGCGGAAACCGCGTCTGTCTTTGGCGAGATGCTCACCTTCCGCAAGATGCTCGACAAGGCCGAAACCAAGGAGCAGCGCAAGGTGCTTCTGGCGGGCAAGGTCGAGGACATGATCAACACGGTTGTGCGCCAGATCGCCTTCTATGACTTTGAATGCAAACTGCACGCTGCCCGCGCCGAGGGCGAGCTGACCCCGGATGACATCAACGCCATCTGGATGTCAGTGCAGGCAGAAAGCCTGGGCGAGGCCTTTGAATACATGGAAGGCTATGAGACCTTCTGGGCCTATATCCCCCACTTCGTGCATTCGCCCTTCTATGTCTACGCCTATGCTTTCGGCGACGGGCTGGTGAACGCGCTCTACTCGGTTTACGCGGAAGGCGGCGAGGGTTTCGAGGACAAGTATTTCGAGATGCTCAAGGCCGGCGGCTCCAAGCACCACAAGGAACTGCTGGCGCCCTTTGGCCTGGATGCATCAGACCCCAAGTTCTGGGACAAGGGTCTGTCGATGATTTCCGGCTTCATTGACGAACTGGAAGCGATGGAGGACTGA
- a CDS encoding GNAT family N-acetyltransferase, whose translation MPLSLRPVCRSEFDLVSHIQVEPDQVRFSGTVAQAFEEDEDGVDFHAILDGPRAVGFFKIDRLYHETYDFAEADTLGLRGFMIDRSAQGKGYATAAVAALRTYLPAQYPDRRAVVLTVNMQNPAAVRCYLKGGFQDTGGIYPHGLAGPQHILRMALTED comes from the coding sequence ATGCCTCTCTCTCTGCGCCCGGTTTGCCGCAGCGAATTTGATCTGGTCTCCCATATCCAAGTGGAACCGGACCAGGTCCGTTTTTCCGGCACCGTGGCTCAGGCCTTTGAAGAAGATGAGGACGGCGTGGATTTTCACGCCATCCTTGACGGCCCCCGCGCGGTGGGATTCTTCAAAATCGACCGGCTTTATCACGAGACCTATGATTTCGCAGAAGCAGATACTCTTGGCCTGCGCGGATTCATGATTGATCGCAGCGCGCAGGGTAAAGGCTATGCCACGGCCGCCGTCGCAGCCCTGAGAACCTACTTGCCCGCCCAGTACCCGGATCGCCGGGCCGTGGTGCTGACGGTCAACATGCAGAACCCCGCGGCTGTCCGCTGCTACCTGAAAGGCGGGTTTCAGGACACTGGCGGAATCTATCCCCATGGCTTGGCAGGCCCGCAGCACATCCTGCGGATGGCGCTGACAGAGGACTAA
- a CDS encoding DUF995 domain-containing protein encodes MFRKISAVVLASVIAASPASAAGPDKKNRVGGETIAKLYAGKTWIWSKGGTYWAPDGSFQAVWEDSVGLGKWYATSKGSLCYEAQWYHSKGEPGKQRKECYRHIADSQGQLWKYSEKDQSWYKPTREFAERIKPGNKIASRVRKLRKRYGV; translated from the coding sequence GTGTTTAGAAAGATCAGCGCAGTTGTTCTTGCGTCCGTAATTGCAGCGTCACCAGCGTCTGCAGCTGGCCCTGACAAGAAGAACAGGGTCGGCGGTGAAACGATTGCCAAACTTTACGCTGGGAAAACCTGGATCTGGAGCAAGGGCGGCACCTATTGGGCGCCGGACGGCAGCTTTCAAGCTGTCTGGGAAGACAGCGTCGGCTTGGGAAAATGGTATGCGACTTCTAAGGGCAGCCTCTGCTATGAGGCCCAGTGGTATCACAGCAAAGGCGAACCCGGCAAACAGCGCAAGGAATGCTACCGGCATATTGCCGACAGTCAGGGTCAGCTTTGGAAGTACAGCGAAAAAGACCAGTCCTGGTACAAGCCGACGAGAGAGTTCGCTGAACGCATCAAACCCGGCAACAAAATCGCATCTCGGGTCCGCAAGCTGAGAAAGCGCTACGGAGTTTGA
- a CDS encoding serine/threonine protein kinase, translated as MAWSPEKTEVKSWNEWDTLRHVIVGRADDCHIPPEEPALDAKVPEDSDMRGQWGRRPQESIDRANELLDNFADLLRKRDIRVDRPVSIDHSQPVTTPDFHTDSQFGCMPPRDVLLTVGHEMLEATMSYRCRWFEYLNYRPLLKQYWEEDPNFRHEAAPKPRLTDADYHPDYLSDKIGVAKRLEWAAEKFFVTTEEEPLFDAADVLRFGKDLVVQHGFTTNLKGIEWLRRHFPDHRVHTVNFPGDPYPIHIDATFTPLRPGLILNNPQRRLPDEQRDMFNKNGWEIVDAAQPAHNTPPPLCYSSTWLSMNVLVLDPKTVCVEKSEVYQAEQMDKLGMEVVEVELRDAYAFGGGLHCCTADVYRDGDCEDYFPKQ; from the coding sequence ATGGCCTGGTCGCCGGAGAAAACCGAAGTCAAAAGCTGGAATGAGTGGGACACGCTGCGCCATGTGATCGTGGGCCGTGCCGATGATTGCCACATCCCGCCGGAAGAACCCGCGCTGGATGCCAAAGTGCCGGAAGACAGCGACATGCGCGGCCAGTGGGGCCGCCGCCCGCAGGAATCCATCGACCGTGCGAATGAGCTGCTGGACAACTTTGCAGATCTGCTGCGCAAGCGGGATATCCGGGTGGACCGTCCGGTCTCCATCGACCATTCCCAGCCGGTGACCACGCCGGACTTCCACACCGACAGCCAGTTCGGGTGCATGCCGCCGCGCGATGTGCTGCTGACCGTCGGCCATGAGATGTTGGAAGCCACCATGTCCTACCGCTGCCGCTGGTTTGAGTATCTGAACTACCGGCCGCTCTTGAAGCAGTACTGGGAGGAGGATCCGAACTTCCGCCACGAGGCGGCGCCGAAGCCGCGCCTGACCGATGCGGATTATCACCCGGATTACCTCAGCGACAAGATCGGCGTCGCCAAGCGGCTGGAATGGGCGGCAGAGAAATTCTTTGTCACCACCGAGGAAGAGCCGCTGTTTGACGCTGCCGACGTGCTGCGCTTCGGCAAGGATCTGGTGGTGCAGCACGGCTTTACCACCAACCTAAAGGGCATTGAATGGCTGCGCCGCCACTTCCCGGATCACCGGGTGCATACGGTGAACTTCCCGGGCGACCCGTATCCGATCCACATCGACGCAACCTTCACGCCGCTGCGCCCGGGGCTGATCCTGAACAACCCGCAGCGCCGCTTGCCGGACGAGCAGCGCGATATGTTCAACAAGAACGGCTGGGAAATCGTTGACGCGGCCCAGCCCGCCCACAACACCCCGCCGCCGCTGTGCTACTCCTCCACCTGGCTTTCGATGAACGTGCTGGTGCTGGACCCGAAGACCGTCTGTGTAGAGAAATCCGAGGTCTATCAGGCAGAGCAGATGGACAAGCTGGGTATGGAAGTGGTCGAGGTCGAGCTGCGCGACGCCTATGCCTTTGGCGGCGGCCTGCACTGCTGCACAGCGGATGTCTACCGGGATGGTGACTGCGAGGATTACTTCCCGAAGCAGTAA
- a CDS encoding GFA family protein, translated as MTTYIGVKDGQWRWTGAEPGLYRSSPKVERTFCRTCGSPVSFRSQAMSGTMHFYAAAMADPEVFAPSVHVAHEEKLCWFNSDDGLPKRNGPEYL; from the coding sequence ATGACCACCTATATAGGCGTGAAAGACGGCCAATGGCGCTGGACGGGAGCAGAACCGGGACTGTACCGCTCCTCTCCCAAAGTGGAGCGGACATTTTGCAGGACCTGCGGCTCGCCCGTATCGTTCCGTTCGCAAGCGATGTCAGGCACGATGCATTTCTACGCGGCGGCGATGGCGGACCCGGAGGTCTTTGCGCCCTCCGTGCATGTCGCGCATGAGGAAAAGCTGTGCTGGTTCAACAGTGATGACGGTCTGCCCAAGCGCAACGGCCCGGAATACCTGTAA
- a CDS encoding DksA/TraR family C4-type zinc finger protein, translating into MAGGWAQDGAVNEQIEASINDELARLKAQKRPLGESLTHCAECEEPIPEKRRIAIPGVKLCIDCQQERDGVNQARGGINRRGSKDSQLK; encoded by the coding sequence ATGGCAGGCGGCTGGGCGCAGGACGGCGCGGTGAACGAACAGATCGAGGCCTCGATCAATGATGAGCTGGCGCGGCTGAAGGCGCAAAAGCGCCCGCTCGGCGAAAGCCTGACCCATTGCGCCGAATGCGAAGAGCCGATCCCGGAGAAGCGCCGCATTGCCATCCCCGGCGTCAAGCTGTGCATTGACTGCCAGCAGGAGCGTGACGGCGTCAACCAGGCGCGCGGCGGTATCAACCGGCGCGGCTCCAAGGACAGCCAGCTCAAATAG
- the rpoH gene encoding RNA polymerase sigma factor RpoH: MANYANLPAPTPEGGLNRYLQEIRKFPLLEPEEEYMLAKRWVEEQDAKSAHKMVTSHLRLAAKIAMGYRGYGLPQAEVISEANVGLMQAVKRFDPEKGFRLATYAMWWIRASIQEYILRSWSLVKLGTTSAQKKLFFNLRKAKARIGALEEGDLRPENVAQIAHDLGVTEDEVISMNRRMSGGDASLNATVGSEGEGTMQWQDWLEDEDADQAGDYEARDELEARRELLAEALDVLNDREKDILTQRRLMDQAVTLEDLSTQYNVSRERIRQIEVRAFEKLQKKMRDLAMEKGMLNSA; the protein is encoded by the coding sequence ATGGCGAATTATGCAAACCTGCCTGCCCCGACGCCCGAAGGCGGCCTGAACCGGTATCTTCAGGAAATCCGCAAGTTTCCGCTGCTGGAGCCGGAAGAGGAATACATGCTGGCCAAGCGCTGGGTTGAGGAGCAGGACGCAAAGTCCGCCCATAAAATGGTAACGTCCCATCTGCGGCTCGCGGCCAAGATCGCCATGGGTTACCGCGGTTATGGCCTGCCGCAAGCCGAAGTGATCTCTGAGGCCAACGTCGGCCTGATGCAGGCGGTGAAACGCTTTGATCCGGAAAAAGGCTTCCGCCTGGCAACTTACGCCATGTGGTGGATCCGTGCCTCGATCCAGGAATACATTTTGCGCTCTTGGTCTTTGGTAAAGCTTGGCACCACCTCAGCGCAGAAGAAGCTGTTCTTCAATCTGCGCAAGGCCAAGGCCCGCATCGGCGCGCTGGAGGAGGGCGACCTGCGCCCCGAAAATGTCGCACAGATCGCCCATGACCTTGGTGTAACCGAGGATGAGGTGATCTCGATGAACCGCCGGATGTCCGGCGGCGATGCGTCCCTGAATGCCACCGTCGGCTCCGAGGGCGAAGGCACCATGCAGTGGCAGGATTGGCTGGAGGATGAGGACGCCGACCAGGCCGGCGATTATGAAGCCCGCGATGAGCTGGAAGCCCGCCGCGAGCTGCTGGCAGAAGCGCTTGACGTGCTGAACGACCGCGAGAAAGACATCCTGACCCAGCGCCGGCTGATGGACCAGGCGGTTACGCTGGAGGACCTGAGCACCCAGTACAATGTCAGCCGCGAGCGGATCCGCCAGATCGAGGTGCGGGCGTTTGAAAAGCTGCAGAAGAAGATGCGCGACCTGGCGATGGAAAAGGGGATGCTGAACAGTGCCTGA
- a CDS encoding RluA family pseudouridine synthase, with protein sequence MGSRRIEFVIAENPPKRLDKAVSRDVPEAASLSRTRLARLIEEGALTVDGAVVQDPKARIAEGAQIAIQVEEAEDSHIGPEDIPLEIVHEDEDLIVINKPAGMVVHPAPGSPSGTLVNALLHHFGGNLSGVGGVKRPGIVHRIDKETSGLLVVAKSDAAHQGLAAQFEKHTVERYYQAICYGVPDGNDPRLRGVKGASFEPGNILKLTTQLARHKTDRQRQAVLFQGGRHAVTRARIVESFGTPPSLALIECWLETGRTHQIRVHMAHAGHGLIGDPTYGGRRKLAAKALSEAGQAAVQAFPRQALHAAVLGFDHPVTGEALRFEAPLPADMAALLDALHQ encoded by the coding sequence ATGGGCAGCCGCCGGATTGAGTTTGTCATCGCGGAAAACCCGCCTAAGCGGCTTGATAAAGCGGTTTCGCGCGATGTGCCAGAGGCGGCCTCGCTGTCGCGCACCCGGCTGGCCCGGCTGATCGAGGAGGGGGCGCTGACCGTCGACGGCGCAGTTGTGCAGGATCCCAAAGCCAGGATAGCCGAGGGCGCGCAGATCGCCATTCAAGTGGAGGAGGCCGAGGACAGCCACATCGGCCCCGAGGACATCCCGCTGGAGATCGTCCATGAGGACGAAGACCTGATTGTCATCAACAAGCCTGCAGGCATGGTGGTGCACCCGGCGCCGGGATCGCCTTCCGGCACGCTGGTCAACGCTTTGCTGCACCACTTCGGCGGCAACCTTTCCGGCGTCGGCGGTGTCAAACGCCCCGGCATCGTGCACCGGATCGACAAGGAAACCAGCGGCCTTCTGGTGGTGGCCAAGTCCGACGCAGCCCACCAGGGACTGGCGGCGCAGTTCGAAAAACACACGGTAGAGCGCTATTATCAGGCCATCTGCTATGGCGTGCCGGACGGCAACGACCCGCGCCTGCGCGGCGTCAAGGGTGCCAGCTTTGAGCCGGGCAATATCCTCAAACTCACCACCCAGCTGGCCCGCCACAAGACCGACCGCCAGCGCCAGGCGGTGCTGTTTCAGGGCGGACGCCACGCCGTGACCCGCGCCCGTATCGTTGAAAGTTTCGGCACACCGCCCAGCCTTGCGCTGATCGAATGCTGGCTGGAAACCGGCCGCACCCACCAGATCCGGGTGCACATGGCCCATGCCGGCCACGGGCTGATTGGCGACCCCACCTATGGCGGCCGCCGCAAATTGGCCGCCAAGGCCCTCAGCGAGGCCGGGCAGGCGGCGGTACAGGCCTTCCCTCGCCAGGCACTGCACGCGGCGGTGCTGGGATTCGATCACCCGGTAACCGGCGAGGCGCTCAGGTTCGAAGCCCCGCTGCCCGCCGATATGGCCGCGCTGCTGGACGCTTTACACCAGTAA
- a CDS encoding DUF6476 family protein codes for MTDPSETEIQTEPPQIRFLRRLVTTLTVVMIGGLVVIISLLVIRLQASDAPLPAEIALPDGVEAEAVTLGRDWIAIVSQDNRILIFDRETGDLRQEVEITN; via the coding sequence ATGACTGATCCTTCCGAGACCGAAATCCAAACGGAGCCACCGCAGATCCGGTTCCTGCGGCGGCTGGTGACCACCCTGACGGTGGTGATGATTGGCGGGCTTGTAGTGATAATCTCTCTGCTTGTCATCCGCCTGCAGGCAAGCGATGCGCCGCTGCCTGCAGAAATCGCCCTGCCTGATGGCGTTGAGGCCGAAGCGGTGACCCTGGGACGCGATTGGATTGCCATCGTCAGTCAGGACAACCGCATCCTGATTTTTGACCGCGAGACCGGCGATCTGCGCCAGGAAGTTGAAATTACGAATTGA
- a CDS encoding GNAT family N-acetyltransferase yields the protein MMDVTLRRFAPTDMQWLVARHQDLYSREAGFDGSFGVQVADILHGFCAAHDPACERGWMAVSGKERLGTVFCMKMDARTAQLRLFLLTPKARGKGLGKRLLRECMAFARAAGYSGMMLKTHESHRTACALYRAFGWQLQDSRPVRNYGQDLVEQTWHLSFQEATVS from the coding sequence ATGATGGATGTAACGCTGCGCCGATTCGCCCCGACCGACATGCAATGGCTGGTGGCACGCCACCAGGATCTCTATTCCCGCGAAGCCGGGTTCGACGGCAGTTTCGGGGTGCAGGTCGCGGATATTCTCCACGGTTTCTGCGCAGCTCATGATCCCGCGTGTGAGCGCGGCTGGATGGCGGTCAGCGGCAAGGAACGTCTGGGCACGGTTTTCTGCATGAAAATGGACGCAAGGACAGCCCAATTGCGCCTGTTTCTCCTGACGCCAAAGGCGCGCGGCAAAGGGCTGGGCAAGCGGTTGTTGCGTGAGTGCATGGCCTTTGCCCGGGCTGCGGGCTACAGCGGCATGATGCTGAAGACCCACGAAAGCCACCGCACCGCCTGCGCCCTTTACCGCGCTTTCGGGTGGCAGTTGCAGGACAGCCGCCCGGTGCGCAATTACGGCCAGGATCTGGTGGAGCAGACCTGGCATCTATCGTTTCAGGAAGCTACGGTCTCATAG
- a CDS encoding DUF6324 family protein, which produces MGINTERDVEANMQIGPTDQGMVRIFIEADGVEIPMDFEPEEAEEIADELRAAAQAARTVK; this is translated from the coding sequence ATGGGCATCAATACCGAACGCGACGTCGAAGCTAACATGCAGATCGGCCCGACCGATCAGGGCATGGTGCGGATCTTCATCGAGGCGGATGGTGTCGAGATCCCGATGGACTTTGAACCGGAGGAAGCAGAAGAGATTGCTGACGAACTGCGGGCAGCAGCGCAGGCCGCACGTACTGTCAAGTAA
- a CDS encoding MmcB family DNA repair protein, which translates to MMEDLQPGQKLARGVSRYLRSLGFAPLEEFVPARGLRVDVMALGPKGELWVIECKSSRADFQSDSKWVGYLEWCDRYFWAVDMEFPTELLPDGTGLIIADAYDAEIIRMAPEDKLAPARRKKLVQKFAMDAARRLQRLRDPRPGKDGQLFGGAAEEQPDW; encoded by the coding sequence ATGATGGAAGATTTGCAGCCTGGCCAGAAACTTGCCCGAGGGGTGTCGCGTTACCTGCGCTCGCTGGGCTTTGCGCCGCTTGAGGAATTCGTTCCGGCGCGCGGGTTGCGGGTGGACGTGATGGCGCTGGGACCCAAGGGGGAGCTGTGGGTGATCGAGTGCAAATCCAGCCGCGCCGACTTTCAGTCCGACAGCAAGTGGGTGGGCTACCTGGAATGGTGCGACCGCTACTTCTGGGCGGTAGACATGGAGTTCCCCACCGAACTTCTGCCGGACGGCACCGGTCTGATCATAGCTGATGCCTATGATGCGGAAATCATCCGCATGGCACCGGAGGACAAGCTGGCGCCAGCCCGGCGCAAGAAGCTGGTGCAGAAGTTCGCCATGGATGCGGCCCGCAGGCTGCAACGCCTGCGCGACCCGCGCCCGGGCAAGGACGGGCAGCTTTTTGGGGGAGCTGCCGAGGAGCAGCCGGACTGGTGA
- the nusB gene encoding transcription antitermination factor NusB has protein sequence MSTQDSRPKGNGKNQMRSAARLYAVQALFQMEHSGLTFDKVIVEFEDHRFGAVYEGDEMAEGDTAVFRKLVREAVNHQARIDQMTDRALVAKWPIARIDPTLRALFRAAGAELVQSDTPPKVVINEFVDIARAFFPEGKEAKFVNAVLDHMAREARPEAF, from the coding sequence ATGAGCACCCAGGACAGCCGCCCCAAGGGCAACGGCAAGAATCAGATGAGATCGGCAGCGCGGCTTTATGCCGTGCAGGCGCTGTTCCAGATGGAACACAGCGGCCTCACCTTCGACAAGGTGATCGTCGAATTTGAGGACCACCGTTTTGGTGCTGTCTATGAGGGTGACGAGATGGCGGAAGGCGACACTGCCGTTTTCCGCAAGCTGGTGCGCGAAGCGGTGAACCATCAGGCGCGGATCGATCAGATGACCGACCGCGCCCTGGTGGCAAAATGGCCGATCGCCCGTATCGACCCGACCCTGCGGGCGCTGTTCCGCGCCGCGGGTGCGGAATTGGTCCAGTCCGACACACCGCCCAAGGTGGTGATCAACGAGTTTGTCGACATCGCCCGCGCCTTCTTCCCCGAGGGCAAGGAGGCGAAGTTCGTCAACGCCGTGCTCGACCACATGGCGCGCGAGGCCCGGCCGGAAGCATTCTGA
- a CDS encoding 6,7-dimethyl-8-ribityllumazine synthase, translating to MAGHETHYTLPRAEFDKPVKLLIVVAPYYKDIADNLVAGAAGEIEAAGGTFEIVEVPGALEVPTAIAIADRTSNFDGYVALGCVIRGETTHYDTVCNDSSRAIQLMGLQGLCIGNGILTVENRKQAEVRADTADQNKGGGAAAAALHLIALTRKWGAQTKGIGFKAPAGAYQVAGTDNGSTSA from the coding sequence ATGGCTGGACATGAAACCCACTACACCCTGCCGCGCGCTGAGTTCGACAAGCCGGTGAAGCTGCTGATTGTTGTCGCGCCGTACTACAAGGATATCGCCGACAATCTGGTGGCGGGCGCCGCAGGGGAGATCGAAGCCGCAGGCGGCACGTTTGAAATCGTGGAAGTGCCTGGCGCGCTCGAAGTGCCGACCGCAATTGCCATTGCCGACCGCACCTCCAACTTCGACGGCTACGTGGCGTTGGGCTGCGTGATCCGCGGCGAGACCACCCATTATGACACCGTCTGCAATGACAGCTCCCGCGCGATCCAGCTGATGGGGCTGCAGGGCCTGTGCATCGGCAACGGCATCCTGACCGTGGAAAACCGCAAGCAGGCCGAGGTGCGCGCCGATACCGCCGATCAGAACAAAGGCGGCGGCGCGGCAGCTGCGGCCTTGCATCTGATCGCACTCACGCGTAAGTGGGGCGCCCAGACCAAAGGCATCGGCTTCAAGGCGCCCGCAGGGGCGTATCAGGTTGCCGGTACAGACAACGGATCCACCAGCGCATGA